CACAAAAAAACCTATATAGGGACGTGGGGTGTTCAAAGAAttcaaagtaattataagacagatgggcgtaataaccatgtacatacagaaaagccatctaagaaagaaaccagtgaatggatcttgtgagataagaaattccgtgagattaaaggacatgaccacatggtatagtgtgtccatgttccttctaaataacgttcaagtatagcttgattacacaaggatactcacaaggaccaaggaacaatttataaagatatatgctcctatatggtggatgctactacagaaaatcaagtttgattttgtctgaatatttactaaagaaataatggtgtagtaagcagcaaatggatcactggataaaggtatcaacgtaccatagaaatatgagaaagaaattctcatagaacaagctttgttcctaagttgtTTATCGATTGTAATATACATCAGCTGTAAGTAATATGAAAGACTAAGTATTTACTTAGTGCAGTCAGTccatacagaaaatattataattccttgtgatcataataaagaccaactgagagaaaaatgtttaatggttcaaaggttcaataatacaagttatcgattgattaaacaggctatgttttacatatggaaagtctgtagaaaaatcatagccgtgtgtgtgtgtgtatgattaagtcagcacgtctaagtgagaaccataaaccaggatagtgaccagaaggatgtctggtcgtggcttaatgattataagcattgctaaagcaagaaaagatcgataaccatgtacaaaggacatgagtgtatgactgcgaattaattgtgtgatgagtttcattgcagcaaataattattgatggtatgaccttagacactcatgattaTGAACGAATATGGACAAAGTCTATAGCTCAACATGTatcgacaaaagaaaataaagaacgattggttacaatggataaagccattggcacatacgaagagatataagtccgaatgaacgaaagatatgaagtaaagttgttcgtatgtgttctgggtctatgactcaatatatattgaatgtccacgttttgggaaagccatataaccaaggagaatccgtgggacatgaaaaaggacctgcaagtaaagttttactgcagattataaagtccatccgagcaccgtttgaagcaccatcagttcaaccaagacatGGAGTGATCAGCAGCAAAGATGTACATCCTGACCACatcttaatggagttccaaaagacataccaacgtccaagacttacaagttcattcaaggagaatccaactgatcatcttcaccaagtcataggcaacttcaacgttcaagaagactcggataccagatgggaatgcgtctactacagtgatgcattcatctgggggagttcatgtgttgtactctttttcctgtccttggtttcccattttgccacattggttttggggtttttcaggagaggttttaatgaggcaacattaagcatgcAACGAACCTgtaccggatgtgtcgatcaagggggagtgttataaaccaaataatgatcgaccatggaccagcccgtactgcaggcccaatccgggacatgataaagacaaccagagactatgtgtttatctagtatatattccatgtatatctgtaacatagtgtttatccttatccttatATTGTTATgataaacatgaccttatgacggtctaataccttgtatatatatggaccttctgGTCGACAGTAATGATAACAGAAGTATTTTCCCAACACTTCATTTACAAAATACTTGACTTAATGAGAGTTTTCTGGTTTTCTTTAGACaatgaaactaaataaaattttaaaattttttacatttctattctattaaaatatgaaacaaactttttgtcatgtttatattattaaaataccaCTTAATTTTCGGACCTTTTTTTGTTGAACATATAAATTCATTCCAAAAGGTCCAAACGATAGCCCAACTAGATGTCCAATACACAGAAATAAGAgtgaaaaatcatttttgtcATTATGTCGCTTTCAAAGCTTTTCGCTCGAAAGTAGTGAAAGAAAGACAATTTGCAAAAACATAGGAGATAGATGGAGAGAATATCGTGTGAACGATTCCGATTCTATGGGTCCTAACAGCAGATTGATCGGTACGAGACAAACGGATTGGATACTACGGTGCGGTTTAATTGCGGTTTATATAAGATAAACGCATGCTGCGGGACAACTACGATTCGTCTAAAAAAGCGGTTAAAAACAAAGTATGAATGATGACATGTACAATAAATAGTATAACTGCgggatacatataatatatatttatattttacaaactaAACAACTAATGatactaatataattttaaaaaatataaattttattttaaaaattattttatatatctcaaatatgaaatttaatatgCTATTACTGAGGTTTATAgccaactattttatttttaaaaatataattgcgTTAGTTGTCtttaaacataattaaattaaaatatccaaaatataattttttaaaaaaatataaattaaaatatcagtgatactaatataatttaaaaaactatttaatttaatttataaaaatattttttatatctaaaaaaCTTTACAAATTATATTCACATATTTCTcatctaaaatattgtatttaaaatttcaaaattgtaGCTAGGCATGAGTACATTTATTTGGATACaaatcgaaccgaaccaaaaaaacgaggttcggtttgggtttgggtttggatccTATCAATTATACTAGTGGATCCTCTATTTCTAGAACCAAAAAGCCGAAACCGAACCGACAACCGAGtcagaaccaaaccgaaaaccgaatagGTAcctgaatttatataatacaatttatctatttataaatattaactacacttaattttcaaataatcatataattaaaaaatatttcttataagtcgaaatacctaaaaatttgaattactagaataattttaaatcattatagagCTACAatacaatatttacaataagatactttttaatttaaggattcaaaacaacaaaatcattAAATAAGATAGTTTAAACGAGAACCGCTACAATTAGACCTGGGCATTTAGTTATTTAACTTTATCCTAATTAAGTACTagtatagtttaaaaattttatttttgatatagttaattttaattttgttaattaaGGCCTTGAATGATAACTGTGGTCCCATAAACAGAAAGTGACGAGAGAGAAAGTGACACCATTCACTTTACTTTTCTTGTTTTGTGTTttctgaaattaaaataataaaaaaataggataGCATAGCATGTGATGTTGTCAGATATTAACCGCACCCTATCCACTCAGTCCCGCACTTTGCGTACAAAATGAGTGGTTTATGTGGTTtgtgacattttaattttttttttaaaatacaacagaaaataaaaaaaaatctagtctATAAATAGAAGAAGTACGTTATCAGTTTACACACACTTCACTTCAATTATCATACTTCCTATACAATCGCATTCTTTCCATTTCTGgtccaaaaacgttttttttgttttcaaacaagaACAAGGTATGTTTTTTTCTACCTGAAAAATATTAGTTTGTAATTTGTATTATGTAAGCCATTAAAAGCATATAAATTATTCAGTGAAACTATTAAAGGTACCTAAACCAACTAAAGTACGTAAGTAAGTTAACTTTAATGTaaccatgtaaaatattattttgttaattataagatgcaaaaaataaaattgaataatgaTTATATGTTTgaataatgtttaaaaataaatatatattttactatttagtTAACCAAAATTTTTGTGAATGTACGTAAACTTTTTTTCCATAAATTAGTTGGTTACCTGAAATAATAAAAGTACGTAAACTAATAATGATACGTAAgttagttaactgaaagtttATTTCTGTAcataaattatttgttatatattaatgtaattaattttagATCAACCAAAATAAGTTAAAGAGTTAATCATAAGCTGCAtgtaataaaattgaatattagTATGTATTTGacatatgttttaaataaaaattttgttctgtttgtgatttaagaaaaaaaaatttgtgttgcaaacttaataaatatatgttttgaatattttaattatatatatacattatattttcttttattattttttattaaaaatatgattaattatgaaactctattatattaataatatttgaatCATTTTTGAAATCCAGATATGTCAGGAAGACGTCATGGAAACACAAATCCTGTGGGACAAAGAAATTCAAATGTTCATAACGAAACTTCTTCACGACTAAGaaatctaattttatatttattgcatattttttaattatatagtattagtcaaaattataattttttttttactttgtagaACGCGTCGAGATTTAAGTGGACCTATGAACAAGAAAAAACATTGATTGAGTTGTATGATCAAGCAATTTCTATGAACCATTATACTCTTAAAGATCCTACGGTTCTTGGTAGAGAGCACATGGTCGACAATTTCAACCGTGCAtttaatttgaatataaactatgcatttttcaaaaacaaacttGATGATTTCAAAAAAGCATATAAGAAGTGGAAGTTTCTCATGACTTCTACTGGAATAATGGTTACTCCGGAAACGTCGATGATTTATGCATCAGATGAATGGTGGGAGGCCCGTGAAGCGGTAATAATATTTATGGTTGtattaactaaataatataacaaatataGCCAACACATTTatgattattatatatgttaaaactTTATTAGGGATGCAAAATAACAAGATCTACAACCACCACCGTTTTGGGATGTGATGGTTCGATGTTTTGTGCTACACGATGTTTATTCGCAACCTCAACAGTCGTCACGCCAACGAAGACAACAAATATTGACTGAAGGAATAGAGGAAGATGACTTGTTTGATTTTTCAGACAATGATGGTGATGACATACCTCAACATAATGTTCCTCAAAcccaagaaaatgaagaaatatatCGTGTTAACCTCAATGCCGATACACTTCCTTCGCACGAATATACTCAAGATTCAACTCGGCTTCCTTCTCGAAGAGGTGAGGAACGTACAAGACGTGGTGGTCGTTCAGAAAGAACTGGAGGACGTGGGAGCACTTCTCAAACATCTACTAGAAACTCAGGAACTAATGTTGGAAGTACTTCAAGAGGTCATCGAAGAAGACAATCATTCGAGACTACAATACAAGACACCATTAATGGATATAAAGAATTTCAACGACAAAGTCTACAACAGCTATGCCCAGGTGCTTTTGATAAGGATGATTACGATGAATTCAAAAAAGCAGAACAAATATTTCTTGCTTTGGAACTTCCCAAATTCACTAAATTTTACTGGGCTTGCATTAACGCACTTAAAGAACTGGTTTTTTGGCGAAAGTATTTCATTGATATAGCTCGAAGCAATGACGAAGATAAATTGCAACTACTAGAAGCTATGACTGGTGTATCACGAAATAATGAAGATGTGCCAAAACAATTGGGCTCTGGACAGTTATTTGGGAGTCCACATTTTGGAGGTTTATCATCTGGTAGTCCATCTTCAGTGGGTAATTGTTCAAGGGGAAACAATTTTCAAAACTTGGGTGCACCACCGACTACACAACAATGGGGTACACCTCCAAATGTGCAACACTGGGGAACACCACCAAATATGCAACACTGGGGAACACCACCAAATGTTGAATATTGGGGGACATCACCAAACGCTCAACCATGGGGTGTACCTCCAAATGGTCCAAGTTGGAACACACCTCCAAATGCTCAACAATGGAGTACGCCACCATATCCTCAACAATGGAACATTCCACAAAATTTTCATCATGGTCAGCAACCATCAAATGTTCAGCAAACCGGCTCTTCTGGAACAACACCAACAAATGTTCACTACGGATTTACAGTTGGAAATCAAGGTGGAAGTCCACTGAATACTCAACGAAATTATTTGGAAGGTGCAAGTATAGATTCTTCACCAAAGGTCCACCAATCACCATCAACTAGTATCAGTTTCACTAATTATTTTGAACCAGGAAACACATCACAAAGACCGAGACGTGGAGGACTATTCAATATTTGGAGAACTACAGAAGAACCTAATGAAGAGAATCAATGTGGTTCAGGAGATGAAGAGTAGCAATCTGATTgtcatgtttatatattatgatataatgttattatttttatcgtGTGTTATAGGTTTTCATgtgttttaaaatacttttatattACTTTCGTGTGTTAATAGATTGTCATATTCTAAtgttctaaaatatttatatattattttggcgTGTTAATgcattattactatttttatatatctaataaaatttaattttatgtttattaatttgcAGGCATTTCGAATCTGTCAGTTGCGTTCACAAAACATCCAGACACTATCTTACGAAGAGAGAATTGAGTTGTGGAATTTAGAAAATGAGCAATTTGAGGAGTTAATAATTCAACCAACTTTGAGTTATTATGATCGATATTTTCATAGAGCACCTGCCCGGACAGACGGAGGTTTAGGGTGGAGAAATATGTGGTCTCGACTTCAAGAAGATGATGCTGCTTGTCTTCAACTCCTACGAATGTCACTACCATGTTTCCGAACACTATGTAACATGCTACAAACGAATTATGGTCTGAAACCAACTTCAAATGTAAGCATTGAAGAAAGTGTGGCTATATTTTTGCGTATATGCGGGCacaatgaagttcaaagagatgtTGGGTTGAGATTTGGCCGAAATCAAGAGACTgtgaaaagaaaatttaaagaaGTTCTTAAAGCGACGGAATTACTTGCATGCGATTATATCAGAACTCCAACAAGAAAAGAACTATACCGAATTCCTGAAAGACTTCAAGTACATCCAAAATATTATCCATTTTTAGTGGATTTGTTGGAGCTATGGATGAGACTCATGTTTGCGTAAAAGTACCACCAGAATTACAAGGAATGTACTGGAATCGACACGATAATGCATCGTTGAATATTATGGCAATTTGTGATCTGAATATGCTATTCACATATATATGGAATGGGGCACCGGGATCTTGTCATGATA
This Brassica napus cultivar Da-Ae chromosome C6, Da-Ae, whole genome shotgun sequence DNA region includes the following protein-coding sequences:
- the LOC125588955 gene encoding uncharacterized protein LOC125588955, which produces MVRCFVLHDVYSQPQQSSRQRRQQILTEGIEEDDLFDFSDNDGDDIPQHNVPQTQENEEIYRVNLNADTLPSHEYTQDSTRLPSRRGEERTRRGGRSERTGGRGSTSQTSTRNSGTNVGSTSRGHRRRQSFETTIQDTINGYKEFQRQSLQQLCPGAFDKDDYDEFKKAEQIFLALELPKFTKFYWACINALKELVFWRKYFIDIARSNDEDKLQLLEAMTGVSRNNEDVPKQLGSGQLFGSPHFGGLSSGSPSSVGNCSRGNNFQNLGAPPTTQQWGTPPNVQHWGTPPNMQHWGTPPNVEYWGTSPNAQPWGVPPNGPSWNTPPNAQQWSTPPYPQQWNIPQNFHHGQQPSNVQQTGSSGTTPTNVHYGFTVGNQGGSPLNTQRNYLEGASIDSSPKVHQSPSTSISFTNYFEPGNTSQRPRRGGLFNIWRTTEEPNEENQCGSGDEE